The Nocardioides campestrisoli genome includes a window with the following:
- a CDS encoding DUF3054 domain-containing protein has translation MPALPILLDFVAVLIFAALGRRSHEGDDGLLAVVDIAWPFLVGALVGHLLLRAVPALRRLSPARLPAGLVVWPSTVVLGMVLRQLTGDGTAWSFVAVATGVLGVAMLAWRQIATLVDRPGR, from the coding sequence GTGCCTGCGCTCCCGATCCTGCTCGACTTCGTCGCCGTCCTGATCTTCGCCGCACTGGGCAGACGCTCGCACGAGGGCGACGACGGGCTGCTCGCCGTCGTGGACATCGCGTGGCCGTTCCTGGTGGGCGCGCTGGTGGGGCACCTGCTGCTCCGCGCGGTGCCGGCGCTGCGCCGACTGTCCCCGGCCCGGTTGCCGGCCGGTCTGGTGGTGTGGCCGAGCACCGTGGTCCTCGGCATGGTGCTGCGGCAGCTCACCGGCGACGGGACCGCCTGGTCGTTCGTGGCGGTGGCGACCGGAGTGCTCGGCGTCGCGATGCTCGCCTGGCGGCAGATCGCCACCCTGGTGGACCGCCCCGGGCGCTGA
- a CDS encoding WXG100 family type VII secretion target — protein MDIRLQQEVMASATQVLDARAEELAARAQQIEVSVSSLLGGWRGDAADRFAGHWEEWRSSAALVLDHLGADIAAVRHAGTQLTDVDTDRGQAHARLTRRLG, from the coding sequence ATGGACATCAGGCTCCAGCAGGAGGTGATGGCGTCGGCGACCCAGGTGCTCGACGCTCGGGCCGAGGAGCTGGCGGCGCGCGCCCAGCAGATCGAGGTCTCGGTCTCGTCGCTGCTCGGCGGGTGGCGCGGTGACGCTGCGGACCGGTTCGCCGGACACTGGGAGGAGTGGCGGTCCAGCGCGGCCCTGGTGCTGGACCACCTCGGCGCCGACATCGCGGCGGTCCGGCACGCTGGCACCCAGCTCACCGATGTCGACACGGACCGGGGGCAGGCGCACGCCCGGCTGACGAGGCGGCTCGGATGA
- a CDS encoding WXG100 family type VII secretion target: MTAYRVDLEELRLVVDEMAAFHTELAELAADVSAQTRRLHEGWAGLARDAHAGSHARWQDELADMRQALQGIRALGAMAQANYGSAVEANLTMWQRVR, translated from the coding sequence ATGACGGCCTACCGGGTCGACCTGGAGGAGCTGCGCCTCGTGGTCGACGAGATGGCCGCCTTCCACACGGAGCTGGCGGAGCTGGCCGCGGACGTGTCGGCCCAGACCCGGCGGTTGCACGAGGGCTGGGCGGGGCTGGCACGGGACGCGCACGCCGGCTCGCACGCCCGGTGGCAGGACGAGCTGGCCGACATGCGGCAGGCGCTCCAGGGCATCCGGGCACTGGGGGCGATGGCCCAGGCGAACTACGGCAGCGCCGTCGAGGCGAACCTCACGATGTGGCAACGGGTGCGGTGA
- a CDS encoding DUF222 domain-containing protein, translating to MDELSSVALLAAASEAVRVRRLAEVAEMELASQWAVLHGHPTDDRDPMVRCGGDGTPKVREYALPELAIARGTHVATTRALVADTLDLQHRLPRTWAVVAAGECEPWVARKAAVLSREVPEQTVGLVDAAVSRAIAGHAPSTVLEIARAKVIEADPEAYALRRETERHRRYVALGKIDELGFRHVIARVSAGDAAWVDAMVDRVADILGAELGHDHNRDELRAEAFGWLARPADLLKLLLDHHQPDHQDPEPPAWAPSHLLRTAERLAAMSTRQLASLRGRGQVFVHVTTSALSLQAGLARVEGMGPALVQALREIVGHADVRLTPVLDTRIRPRVDQYEHPESSKDIAWLLSGGDVFPFSPRSSTRDRVDFDHVVAYRHHGPAGQTGPHNSSPLRRTHHRWKTHGGYRYRGCGPGRVLWQTPYGACVLVDDRGSRRLDQDEAAIMLSAPPGVDVYLSRLALDYEQAVTAPVATS from the coding sequence GTGGACGAGCTCTCTTCGGTGGCACTTCTTGCTGCCGCGTCCGAGGCCGTGCGCGTGCGCCGCCTCGCCGAGGTGGCTGAGATGGAGCTGGCCTCCCAGTGGGCAGTGCTGCACGGGCACCCCACGGACGATCGAGACCCGATGGTCCGCTGTGGAGGGGACGGCACCCCGAAGGTGCGGGAGTATGCGCTGCCCGAGCTGGCGATCGCGCGCGGGACCCACGTGGCCACGACGAGGGCCCTGGTCGCGGACACCCTCGACCTCCAGCACCGGCTGCCGAGGACCTGGGCCGTGGTCGCCGCAGGGGAGTGCGAGCCCTGGGTCGCCCGGAAGGCCGCTGTCCTCTCCCGCGAGGTGCCCGAGCAGACGGTCGGCCTCGTGGACGCAGCAGTCTCTCGGGCCATCGCCGGCCATGCGCCGTCCACGGTGCTGGAGATCGCCCGGGCCAAGGTCATCGAGGCGGATCCCGAGGCGTACGCCCTGCGCCGCGAGACGGAGCGGCACCGGCGCTACGTCGCGCTCGGCAAGATCGACGAGCTGGGCTTCCGGCACGTCATCGCCCGGGTGAGCGCGGGGGACGCCGCCTGGGTCGACGCTATGGTCGACCGGGTCGCCGACATCCTGGGGGCCGAGCTCGGTCATGACCACAACCGCGACGAGCTGCGCGCAGAGGCGTTCGGCTGGTTGGCCCGCCCCGCCGACCTGTTGAAGCTCCTGCTCGACCACCACCAGCCCGACCACCAGGATCCTGAGCCTCCCGCCTGGGCGCCCAGCCACCTGCTGCGCACAGCTGAGCGCCTCGCCGCTATGTCGACCCGGCAGCTCGCTTCGCTGCGCGGACGCGGGCAGGTCTTCGTGCACGTCACCACCAGCGCCCTGAGCCTGCAGGCCGGCCTGGCCCGGGTGGAGGGCATGGGCCCGGCTCTCGTCCAGGCGCTGCGCGAGATCGTCGGTCACGCCGACGTCCGCCTGACTCCGGTGCTCGACACCCGGATCCGGCCACGGGTCGACCAGTACGAGCACCCCGAGAGCAGCAAGGACATCGCCTGGCTCCTGAGCGGGGGAGACGTCTTCCCCTTCTCACCCCGGAGCTCGACCCGGGACCGGGTCGACTTCGACCACGTCGTGGCCTACCGGCATCACGGCCCCGCGGGCCAGACCGGACCGCACAACTCGAGCCCGCTACGGCGTACACACCACCGGTGGAAGACCCACGGCGGATACCGCTACCGCGGGTGCGGACCCGGCCGGGTCCTGTGGCAGACGCCGTACGGCGCCTGCGTCCTGGTCGACGACCGCGGGAGTCGACGGTTGGACCAGGACGAGGCGGCCATCATGCTCTCCGCCCCACCGGGGGTCGACGTCTACCTCAGCCGGCTCGCGCTGGACTACGAGCAGGCAGTCACCGCACCCGTTGCCACATCGTGA
- a CDS encoding contact-dependent growth inhibition system immunity protein gives MDLFTSANRPPRSASSFADQDAAENFVGELINGHAPEVLAWLSSGRPWLMVEDDFDVPTGRAANAMGVSDAHSVRVVLAKDAKMPDGFRVHTAYPQLRRDRRTDLPALRHLTGVYFHQDWDHDYGTYPRALATFLRDSPDLAGPLLDELDRLRALPEAELDRVFEDLGCEFTLTGGETWQGWVDDLARRVEHASQSTP, from the coding sequence ATGGATCTCTTCACCAGCGCGAACCGCCCGCCCCGCTCCGCCTCGTCCTTCGCCGACCAGGACGCCGCCGAGAACTTCGTCGGCGAGCTCATCAACGGCCATGCCCCGGAGGTGCTCGCCTGGCTCTCGTCGGGTCGACCGTGGCTGATGGTCGAGGACGACTTCGACGTGCCGACCGGTCGCGCCGCGAACGCGATGGGGGTGTCGGACGCCCACAGCGTCCGGGTCGTCCTCGCCAAGGACGCGAAGATGCCCGACGGCTTCCGCGTCCACACCGCGTACCCGCAGCTGCGACGGGACCGGCGCACCGACCTGCCGGCCCTCCGGCACCTCACGGGCGTCTACTTCCACCAGGACTGGGACCACGACTACGGGACCTATCCCCGCGCTCTCGCGACGTTCCTCCGCGACTCCCCGGACCTGGCCGGCCCGCTGCTCGACGAGCTGGACCGGCTGCGGGCGCTGCCGGAGGCCGAGCTGGACCGGGTGTTCGAGGACCTGGGCTGCGAGTTCACCCTCACCGGCGGTGAGACCTGGCAGGGCTGGGTCGACGACCTGGCCCGGCGGGTGGAGCACGCCTCACAGTCCACGCCATGA
- a CDS encoding RNase A-like domain-containing protein: MRIAFLGEGYRTAADELATGNDVLAVAAEILATRLAGCAGMAGDDATSHDFAAAYDEAAGQALDTLADLTDSYGSLAVLLTASEANHTAAEEASAGRPSSARVPEPALSTFTLRALPSAAGGEPASPGDVKGWIVDQVEGFVWPSADVDALREAASAWQYAAGIVADLPDYCRAAADRLQDEVSPEVPLALDALAELSDLATDVQAELAALAQSCEEYADRVEGARQAMHAVLEEIIAMLLEGVLFAGVLALLGGAVGLLGGASVVSGKIAAKAPKLHALAASLAASAGYSASSIRTAGQGLTHSQGQLLKFVRARARLRDERGSLGWGRANFSRSLEEHESLGGHALERHVGRAVDELAKRAREENLAHASSFRSRADAERLVHHALKSRRTEIEDWLGSTKRGRRLDIEIGSPTGISVTPSGEILEAMNMRLILRRNPNDPSDWYVRTAFPQP; the protein is encoded by the coding sequence ATGAGGATCGCGTTCCTCGGCGAGGGGTATCGCACGGCGGCCGACGAGCTCGCCACGGGCAACGACGTCCTCGCCGTCGCCGCCGAGATCCTCGCGACGAGGCTGGCCGGCTGCGCCGGCATGGCGGGAGACGACGCCACCAGCCACGACTTCGCAGCGGCGTACGACGAGGCGGCGGGGCAGGCGCTCGACACCCTGGCCGACCTGACGGACTCCTACGGGAGCCTCGCCGTGCTGCTCACAGCCTCCGAGGCCAACCACACGGCCGCCGAGGAGGCCAGCGCGGGGCGGCCGAGCTCCGCCCGCGTGCCGGAGCCGGCGCTGAGCACCTTCACCCTCCGCGCGCTGCCGAGCGCGGCGGGTGGCGAGCCCGCCTCCCCGGGCGACGTGAAGGGCTGGATCGTCGACCAGGTCGAGGGCTTCGTCTGGCCCTCGGCGGACGTCGACGCGCTGAGGGAGGCGGCCTCCGCCTGGCAGTACGCCGCCGGGATCGTGGCCGACCTGCCCGACTACTGCCGGGCGGCCGCGGACCGCCTACAGGACGAGGTCTCCCCCGAGGTGCCGCTCGCCCTGGACGCGTTGGCCGAGCTCAGCGACCTGGCGACCGACGTGCAGGCTGAGCTGGCCGCACTGGCGCAGTCCTGCGAGGAGTACGCCGACCGGGTCGAGGGGGCCCGTCAGGCGATGCACGCCGTTCTCGAGGAGATCATCGCCATGCTCCTGGAGGGCGTGCTCTTCGCGGGCGTGCTCGCCCTGCTCGGCGGGGCCGTCGGCCTGCTCGGCGGCGCAAGCGTGGTCTCGGGCAAGATCGCCGCCAAGGCACCGAAGCTGCACGCGCTCGCGGCCTCACTCGCGGCTAGTGCCGGCTACTCGGCCAGCAGCATCCGCACGGCCGGCCAGGGGCTCACCCACAGCCAGGGTCAGCTCTTGAAGTTCGTGCGGGCGCGGGCCCGGCTGCGGGACGAGCGGGGGTCACTGGGCTGGGGACGTGCGAATTTCTCACGTTCACTGGAAGAACACGAGTCCCTGGGAGGCCATGCTCTGGAACGCCACGTCGGTCGGGCGGTCGACGAACTCGCCAAGCGCGCGCGCGAGGAGAACCTGGCACATGCTTCGTCCTTTCGGTCAAGGGCTGACGCAGAACGCCTTGTGCACCACGCCCTTAAGAGTCGTCGCACTGAGATTGAGGACTGGCTCGGGTCCACGAAAAGGGGCCGGCGCCTCGACATCGAGATCGGGTCACCGACAGGGATCTCTGTGACACCATCCGGCGAGATCCTGGAGGCGATGAACATGAGATTGATCCTGCGTCGAAACCCCAATGATCCGTCGGACTGGTATGTCCGGACCGCTTTCCCGCAACCGTGA
- a CDS encoding contact-dependent growth inhibition system immunity protein → MATDFPQLWDFLGSYLHEDWRLDYDSWVEAFDDFRHDLDPLQFVTEIDRLLNTCESDAELRALLLSLGAAFVPVGADGSTRGWLYELRARALTT, encoded by the coding sequence ATGGCCACCGATTTCCCTCAGCTCTGGGACTTCCTGGGGAGTTACCTGCACGAAGACTGGCGTCTGGACTACGACAGCTGGGTCGAGGCGTTCGACGACTTCAGGCACGACCTGGACCCACTCCAGTTCGTCACCGAGATCGACCGCCTCCTGAACACCTGCGAGTCCGACGCGGAACTTCGCGCACTGCTCCTCTCCCTGGGCGCCGCTTTCGTCCCCGTCGGCGCGGACGGCAGCACCCGCGGATGGCTCTACGAACTGCGCGCTCGAGCGCTGACGACCTAG
- a CDS encoding DUF7715 family protein → MKLLVATQRTQGTSEEDYAWCVPGELLWLPMMCDDDRLYPEHGCGCSRGFGGLTSHKATTTAEIVERDFSEDDLRLAVTTSLTDQGWLGPALPASLKEEVLAEVLEDIGMVTRHFRVSAVVRRAGDQVFESPMFP, encoded by the coding sequence ATGAAGCTGCTGGTAGCGACACAGAGGACACAGGGGACGAGCGAGGAGGACTACGCCTGGTGCGTGCCGGGGGAGCTGCTCTGGCTCCCGATGATGTGCGACGACGACAGGCTCTATCCCGAGCATGGTTGCGGCTGTAGCCGTGGGTTCGGCGGCCTGACGAGCCACAAGGCGACGACCACGGCGGAGATCGTCGAGCGCGACTTCAGCGAGGACGACCTGCGCCTCGCTGTGACCACGAGCCTGACTGACCAGGGGTGGCTGGGACCGGCGCTGCCGGCGTCGCTCAAGGAGGAGGTGCTCGCCGAGGTCCTGGAGGACATCGGCATGGTGACGCGCCACTTCCGGGTGAGCGCCGTCGTACGGCGCGCGGGCGACCAAGTGTTCGAGTCGCCGATGTTCCCCTAG
- a CDS encoding M14 family metallopeptidase — translation MRRLVSATAAAALVAALGVGLAPASSAAPPAEPEGADRLDAYTATDVSAEQLSDLAQRGYDLTEAHPSGDTSEVDLVLTGEEATELREQGVDVQLTRVAGGQTVQQFAAEQAEDGYQVWRSYDEPGGIRDQMVQAARRNPDVAKLVDLGTTYQGRPILALKVTQGARYKRDGSRPAAIFSATQHAREWIATEVTRRLMFSYLDRYRAGDREVRKLLRGTELWFVPVLNPDGYQYTFDTERLWRKNLRDNNGDGITQVGDGVDPNRNFPSHWGYDNEGSSPIPSSQTYRGPSAASEPETRAAMRLFRTARAEFLINYHSNGRWLLYNEGWQIGTPTADDPIYYALSGNLDRPAIEGFHPGLSSDVLYVTNGEIDGYAQEATGTLAWTPELSPGCPTCGFVFPDDEQLVAEEFERNLPFAESVARSAADPDDPKSSLGIRTEPFYLESPDPYKRGIPSLQLTFTESYGDPQPVAVIAKRSLGRVTAKWRINGSRKTYSAPTREWRGGERYGLTSTHYRQVRGIVRGTRPGDRVTVWFEARGKRSDSFTYRAVSESRNKVLVMAAEDYTGTAPDQGAGPRYLDYYLQALRANRTRADVYDVDAKGRVAPDALGVLSHYDAVVWYTGDDDVTRTTGRGAGNVDRLALDQMLELRAFMNEGGKVMYTGDQAGAQYTGNLGTQLYDPQGTIACNPLPAGVDPRRCLRLRGSGDGVNDVLQYWFGGYQALAGDGLDESGEAYDVAGIDDPFEGLRWAINGPGSADNQDATSSFLATSGLLPVEEFPQFRSWPSARWDKPGGPFDPLTGERYVYSQIADASYKRLTRTVTVPAGGGTLDFGTSYDTEGAWDHVFVEARTAGGDDWTTLPDVNGHTTQETGDSCAAGWRELHPQLDRYQTFDAATGTCTPTGTTGEWHAASGNSGGWQEWSVDLSRWAGQQVEVSISYASDWGTQNLGVFVDDVTYPDGTGTSFEDGLDGWTVSGPPAGSGANANDWIATEASGFPVGAAISTPDSLLLGFGFEGIATAAERNAVMRRALKHLLR, via the coding sequence ATGCGACGTCTGGTTTCCGCAACTGCCGCCGCGGCGCTCGTCGCCGCCCTCGGGGTGGGCCTCGCGCCGGCTTCCTCCGCCGCGCCGCCCGCCGAGCCGGAGGGGGCGGACCGGCTGGACGCGTACACGGCGACCGACGTGTCCGCCGAACAGCTGAGCGACCTCGCCCAGCGCGGCTACGACCTCACCGAGGCGCACCCCTCCGGTGACACCTCGGAGGTCGACCTCGTCCTCACCGGCGAGGAGGCCACCGAGCTGCGTGAGCAGGGGGTGGACGTACAGCTCACCCGGGTGGCCGGCGGCCAGACGGTCCAGCAGTTCGCCGCCGAGCAGGCCGAGGACGGCTACCAGGTGTGGCGCTCCTACGACGAGCCCGGCGGCATCCGCGACCAGATGGTGCAGGCCGCGCGCCGCAATCCCGACGTGGCCAAGCTGGTCGACCTCGGGACGACGTACCAGGGCCGCCCGATCCTCGCACTCAAGGTGACTCAGGGCGCCCGGTACAAGCGTGACGGCTCCCGGCCGGCGGCCATCTTCAGCGCCACCCAGCACGCCCGCGAGTGGATCGCCACCGAGGTGACCCGGCGGCTGATGTTCAGCTACCTGGACCGCTACCGCGCCGGCGACCGGGAGGTCCGCAAGCTGCTGCGCGGCACCGAGCTGTGGTTCGTGCCGGTGCTCAACCCCGACGGCTACCAGTACACGTTCGACACCGAGCGGCTCTGGCGCAAGAACCTGCGCGACAACAACGGCGACGGCATCACCCAGGTCGGCGACGGCGTCGACCCGAACCGCAACTTCCCCTCGCACTGGGGCTACGACAACGAGGGCTCCTCCCCCATCCCGTCCAGCCAGACCTACCGCGGGCCCTCCGCGGCATCCGAGCCGGAGACCAGGGCGGCGATGCGGCTCTTCAGGACCGCGCGTGCGGAGTTCCTGATCAACTACCACTCCAACGGCCGCTGGCTGCTCTACAACGAGGGCTGGCAGATCGGCACCCCGACCGCGGACGACCCCATCTACTACGCGCTCTCCGGCAACCTGGACCGCCCGGCGATCGAGGGCTTCCACCCCGGTCTCTCCTCCGACGTCCTCTACGTGACCAACGGCGAGATCGACGGCTACGCCCAGGAGGCCACCGGCACCTTGGCCTGGACGCCGGAGCTCTCGCCCGGCTGCCCCACCTGCGGGTTCGTCTTCCCCGACGACGAGCAGCTGGTCGCCGAGGAGTTCGAGCGGAACCTGCCGTTCGCCGAGTCGGTCGCCCGCTCCGCCGCCGACCCCGACGACCCGAAGTCGTCCCTGGGGATCCGGACCGAGCCCTTCTACCTGGAGAGCCCCGACCCGTACAAGCGCGGCATCCCCTCGCTCCAGCTCACCTTCACCGAGTCGTACGGCGACCCGCAGCCCGTCGCCGTGATCGCCAAGCGCAGCCTCGGCCGGGTGACCGCGAAGTGGCGGATCAACGGCAGCCGCAAGACCTACTCCGCTCCCACCCGGGAGTGGCGCGGCGGGGAGCGGTACGGGCTCACCTCCACCCACTACCGGCAGGTGCGCGGCATCGTCCGCGGCACCAGGCCGGGCGACCGGGTCACGGTCTGGTTCGAGGCGCGCGGCAAGCGCAGCGACTCGTTCACCTACCGAGCCGTCTCCGAGAGCCGGAACAAGGTGCTGGTGATGGCGGCCGAGGACTACACCGGGACCGCGCCCGACCAGGGCGCCGGCCCGCGCTACCTCGACTACTACCTCCAGGCACTCCGCGCCAACAGGACCCGCGCGGACGTCTACGACGTGGACGCCAAGGGCCGGGTCGCCCCCGACGCGCTCGGCGTGCTCAGCCACTACGACGCGGTCGTCTGGTACACCGGCGACGACGACGTCACCCGGACCACCGGGCGCGGTGCCGGCAACGTCGACCGGCTCGCGCTCGACCAGATGCTCGAGCTGCGCGCGTTCATGAACGAGGGCGGCAAGGTGATGTACACCGGCGACCAGGCGGGCGCGCAGTACACCGGCAACCTCGGCACCCAGCTCTACGACCCGCAGGGCACCATCGCGTGCAACCCGCTGCCCGCCGGCGTCGACCCGCGCCGATGCCTGCGGCTGCGCGGCTCCGGGGACGGCGTCAACGACGTGCTGCAGTACTGGTTCGGCGGCTACCAGGCGCTGGCCGGGGACGGGCTCGACGAGAGCGGCGAGGCCTACGACGTCGCCGGGATCGACGACCCGTTCGAGGGTCTGCGGTGGGCGATCAACGGCCCCGGGTCCGCGGACAACCAGGACGCCACGTCGTCGTTCCTGGCCACCAGCGGGCTGCTGCCGGTCGAGGAGTTCCCGCAGTTCCGCAGCTGGCCGTCGGCCCGCTGGGACAAGCCGGGCGGACCCTTCGACCCGCTCACCGGCGAGCGCTACGTTTACAGCCAGATCGCCGACGCGTCGTACAAGCGGCTGACCCGGACGGTGACGGTGCCGGCGGGTGGCGGGACGCTCGACTTCGGGACGTCGTACGACACCGAGGGCGCGTGGGACCACGTCTTCGTCGAGGCCCGCACCGCCGGCGGGGACGACTGGACGACGCTGCCCGACGTGAACGGCCACACCACCCAGGAGACCGGCGACAGCTGCGCCGCCGGCTGGCGCGAGCTGCACCCGCAGCTCGACCGGTACCAGACGTTCGACGCGGCGACCGGGACTTGCACGCCCACCGGCACGACCGGCGAGTGGCACGCGGCGTCGGGCAACTCCGGCGGCTGGCAGGAGTGGAGCGTCGACCTCTCGCGCTGGGCGGGTCAGCAGGTGGAGGTGTCGATCTCCTACGCCAGCGACTGGGGCACCCAGAACCTGGGCGTCTTCGTCGACGACGTGACCTACCCCGACGGGACCGGCACGTCGTTCGAGGACGGGCTGGACGGCTGGACCGTCTCAGGACCGCCCGCCGGCAGCGGGGCCAACGCGAACGACTGGATCGCCACCGAGGCGAGCGGCTTCCCGGTCGGAGCCGCCATCAGCACCCCGGACTCGCTGCTCCTCGGCTTCGGGTTCGAGGGGATCGCGACCGCCGCGGAGCGCAACGCCGTGATGCGGAGGGCATTGAAGCACCTGCTGCGGTGA
- a CDS encoding contact-dependent growth inhibition system immunity protein: MNLRFRTRQSAPFSGGRPPRHASSFPDQETAEKLVAHAVEAHAEEVASWLAGGGRWLVLDATFDRPSGRSASERGVEEVSGVRVVLARDAKMPDGFRVHTCYPQAARSPHTPLPTLRHLVGAYFHQDWDTDYREYPRALDAFLRDSPDLATPLVDELAKVRGLSESELDAMLDLLGCQFVLLEGETWHEWLDDLTRRLITQRP, translated from the coding sequence ATGAACCTTCGATTCCGCACCCGCCAGTCCGCCCCGTTCAGCGGGGGTCGCCCGCCGCGGCACGCCTCCTCGTTCCCCGACCAGGAGACCGCTGAGAAGCTGGTCGCCCACGCCGTCGAGGCGCACGCCGAGGAAGTCGCGAGCTGGCTCGCCGGCGGCGGCCGATGGCTCGTCCTTGACGCCACCTTCGACCGCCCGAGCGGGCGCTCCGCCTCCGAGCGCGGGGTCGAGGAGGTCAGCGGGGTCCGCGTGGTCCTGGCCCGGGACGCCAAGATGCCCGACGGGTTCCGCGTGCACACCTGCTATCCGCAGGCGGCTCGTAGCCCGCACACGCCGCTACCGACGCTGCGGCACCTTGTGGGCGCCTACTTCCACCAGGACTGGGACACCGACTACCGCGAGTACCCCCGCGCGCTCGACGCCTTCCTGCGCGACTCCCCCGACCTGGCCACCCCGCTGGTCGACGAGCTGGCCAAGGTCCGCGGGCTCTCCGAGTCCGAGCTCGACGCCATGCTCGACCTGCTCGGCTGCCAGTTCGTCCTGCTCGAGGGCGAGACCTGGCACGAATGGCTCGACGACCTCACGCGCCGGCTGATCACACAACGTCCCTAG
- a CDS encoding acyl-CoA dehydrogenase yields MSQIMSRADLQFLLFDWLGTERLFERPRYADHSRDTVEDLLGLAEQIATGAFAPHNRKADLEEPRFDGEKVELVPEVEPALRAFADAGFLAAPLPESVGGLQLPTSVFNAAMAWFHAANVGTTGYALLTMANANLLTVHGTPEQVERYVRPMVEGRFFGTMALSEPHAGSNLADITTRAEPQDDGSYRLFGRKMWISGGDHEMGENIVHLVLARTPGAPAGTKGVSLFLVPKYLVDEDGSVGERNDVVLAGINHKMGFRGTVNTAPVLGDGAYTPGGRPGAVGYLVGELNRGLPAMFTMMNEARIGVGLGATALGYTGYLKSLAYARDRLQGRPAGATPDTPQVPLVDHPDVRRMLLAQKSYVEGALALNLYCARLVDDIASVEDADQVRAAEKLLGVLTPIAKSWPSQWCLTANDLAIQVLGGAGYTRDFDVEQHYRDNRLNPIHEGTHGIQAQDLLGRKVLLDGGAGLGLLAERIRATTARAAGHDYATQLDAVLDRLLEVTAQVAGRGTPAEILADATAYLEATGHVVVAWLWLEQLLVAEGREGAFADGKRAAAAYFFGRELPKVGPMLDLLASGDRTTLDLDPDWL; encoded by the coding sequence ATGAGCCAGATCATGTCCCGCGCCGACCTGCAGTTCCTGCTGTTCGACTGGCTCGGCACCGAGCGTCTCTTCGAGCGCCCGCGGTACGCCGACCACTCGCGCGACACCGTCGAGGACCTGCTGGGTCTGGCCGAGCAGATCGCCACCGGTGCGTTCGCGCCGCACAACCGCAAGGCCGACCTGGAGGAGCCGCGCTTCGACGGCGAGAAGGTCGAGCTGGTGCCCGAGGTCGAGCCCGCGCTGCGCGCGTTTGCCGACGCAGGCTTCCTGGCCGCCCCGCTGCCCGAGTCGGTCGGCGGCCTCCAGCTGCCGACCTCGGTCTTCAACGCCGCGATGGCGTGGTTCCACGCCGCCAACGTCGGCACCACCGGCTACGCCCTGCTCACGATGGCCAACGCCAACCTGCTCACCGTGCACGGCACCCCCGAGCAGGTGGAGCGCTACGTGCGGCCGATGGTCGAGGGTCGGTTCTTCGGCACGATGGCGCTCTCCGAGCCGCACGCCGGCTCCAACCTGGCCGACATCACCACCCGGGCCGAGCCCCAGGACGACGGCAGCTACCGGCTGTTCGGCCGCAAGATGTGGATCTCCGGCGGCGACCACGAGATGGGCGAGAACATCGTCCACCTGGTGCTCGCGCGCACCCCGGGCGCCCCGGCCGGCACCAAGGGTGTCTCGCTCTTCCTGGTGCCCAAGTACCTGGTCGACGAGGACGGCTCGGTCGGCGAGCGCAACGACGTGGTGCTCGCCGGGATCAACCACAAGATGGGCTTCCGCGGCACCGTCAACACCGCGCCGGTGCTCGGCGATGGCGCCTACACGCCGGGCGGCCGACCCGGTGCCGTCGGCTACCTGGTGGGCGAGCTCAACCGCGGGCTCCCGGCGATGTTCACGATGATGAACGAGGCGCGGATCGGCGTCGGCCTGGGCGCCACCGCGCTGGGCTACACCGGCTACCTCAAGTCGCTGGCCTACGCCCGCGACCGGCTCCAGGGCCGCCCCGCCGGCGCCACGCCCGACACCCCGCAGGTCCCGCTGGTCGACCACCCCGACGTACGCCGGATGCTGCTCGCCCAGAAGTCGTACGTCGAGGGCGCCCTCGCGCTCAACCTCTACTGCGCGCGGCTGGTCGACGACATCGCCTCGGTCGAGGACGCCGACCAGGTGCGCGCCGCGGAGAAGCTGCTCGGCGTGCTCACCCCGATCGCCAAGAGCTGGCCCTCGCAGTGGTGCCTGACCGCCAACGACCTGGCCATCCAGGTGCTCGGGGGCGCGGGCTACACCCGCGACTTCGACGTGGAGCAGCACTACCGCGACAACCGGCTCAACCCGATCCACGAGGGCACCCACGGCATCCAGGCCCAGGACCTGCTGGGCCGCAAGGTCCTGCTCGACGGCGGCGCCGGGCTCGGCCTGCTCGCCGAGCGGATCCGGGCGACCACCGCCCGGGCGGCAGGCCATGACTACGCGACCCAGCTGGACGCCGTCCTGGACCGCCTGCTCGAGGTGACCGCCCAGGTCGCCGGCCGAGGCACGCCGGCCGAGATCCTGGCCGACGCCACCGCCTACCTCGAGGCCACCGGGCACGTGGTCGTGGCCTGGCTCTGGCTGGAGCAACTCCTGGTCGCCGAGGGACGCGAGGGCGCCTTCGCCGACGGCAAGCGCGCCGCCGCGGCGTACTTCTTCGGCCGCGAGCTGCCCAAGGTGGGACCGATGCTCGATCTGCTCGCCTCCGGGGACCGGACAACGCTCGACCTGGACCCCGACTGGCTCTAG